A stretch of Salvelinus namaycush isolate Seneca chromosome 42, SaNama_1.0, whole genome shotgun sequence DNA encodes these proteins:
- the gab1 gene encoding GRB2-associated-binding protein 1 isoform X2 codes for MSGGDVVCSGWLRKSPPEKKLRRYAWKKRWFVLRSGRLSGDPDVLEYYKNDHAKKPIRVIDLNLCEQVDAGLTFNKKDLEHSFIFDIKTIDRVFYLVADTEDDMNKWVRYICDICGFNPTDDEAAKAAHQAASGGSVVDTPPHPGLGGPPAMLTNVPPPYQPVSVRHLDSESSLDEPQDYLWLVNCESKKPEPNRAHAECSKSTSSETDLNDNVPAHRTPTSTSSSSKHANGFFSSVLPPHPSSASSIYDSPPSRGGDLSSSLYHLPRSYSQDTVLLPKSASASSPPVPVDGDAPELYVFNAPSRKPSVETQMRNLSVSYDIPPTPGSNCTYQVPRGPASGGSEGGDGMPPPRPPKPSLTPGHPPPPAERSPTDTYCVPRSMSETDGNYCVPTSAGNKALRSNTIGTMDTSRLRKDVGSQDCYDIPRTFPSDKSCSFDFNESFNSYLPACLSAPPPLQKNKGMMPVGSQSMEEVDQNYVPMNANSPSHHRSGSLSGCEPIMEPNYVPMTPGPGTLEFSLGKQVPPPAHMGFRSSPNTPPRRPMLISDCQPPPVDRNLKPDRKGQSPKIIRAKGVGLERTDSQTVGEFPRRRKAKPAPLEIKPLPEWEESSAPVRSPVTRSFARDPSRFPMPPRPPSVHSTASSTDSEDCDENYVAMVSKADELNMKLGVSMTADGGSSPMVKPKGDKQVEYLDLDLDPSKSTPPRKKSNGIGLAVSDERVDYVVVDQQRTQALKSTREAWNDGRQSTETDTSTKGPK; via the exons GCATGGAAGAAGCGGTGGTTTGTTCTCCGCAGCGGCCGTCTCTCGGGCGACCCAGACGTGCTGGAGTACTACAAGAATGATCATGCCAAGAAGCCCATCCGCGTGATCGACCTCAACCTGTGTGAACAG gtgGACGCAGGGCTCACGTTCAACAAGAAGGACCTGGAGCACAGCTTCATCTTCGACATCAAGACCATCGACCGCGTCTTCTACCTGGTGGCCGACACGGAGGACGACATGAACAAGTGGGTCCGCTACATCTGTGACATCTGCGGCTTCAACCCCACGGACGACG AAGCGGCAAAGGCTGCCCATCAGGCGGCCAGCGGTGGCTCTGTGGTGGACACACCCCCTCACCCTGGCCTGGGGGGTCCTCCAGCCATGCTGACCAACGTGCCCCCTCCCTACCAGCCGGTCAGCGTGCGCCACCTGGACTCAGAGTCCAGCCTGGACGAACCCCAGGACTACCTGTGGCTGGTCAACTGTGAGAGCAAGAAGCCAGAGCCCAACAG AGCCCACGCCGAGTGTTCCAAGTCGACCTCGTCGGAGACGGACCTGAATGACAACGTCCCCGCCCACCGCACGCCAACCTCCACTAGCTCCTCCTCTAAGCACGCCAACGGCTTCTTCTCCTCTGTCCTgccccctcacccctcctccgCCTCCTCCATCTATGACTCTCCGCCTTCCCGCGGAGGCGACCTCTCCTCCAGCCTCTACCACCTCCCCCGCTCCTACTCCCAGGACACTGTGCTCCTTCCCAAGTCGGCCTCCGCCTCCTCGCCCCCCGTCCCGGTCGACGGCGACGCCCCGGAGCTCTACGTCTTCAACGCGCCCTCGCGGAAGCCCTCCGTGGAGACTCAGATGAGGAACCTGTCGGTTAGCTACGATATTCCTCCCACACCAGGCAGTAACTGTACCTATCAGGTGCCTCGAGGTCCAGCGAGTGGTGGGTCTGAGGGTGGGGATGGGATGCCTCCGCCCCGGCCCCCCAAGCCTTCCCTGACCCCGGGGCACCCGCCGCCCCCCGCGGAGCGCTCGCCCACGGACACGTACTGCGTGCCGCGCTCCATGTCGGAGACGGACGGGAACTACTGCGTGCCCACCAGCGCCGGGAACAAGGCCCTGAGGAGCAACACCATCGGCACCATGGACACATCACGCCTCAGGAAAG ATGTGGGCTCCCAGGACTGTTACGATATCCCTAGGACGTTTCCCTCTGACAAGAGCTGCTCGTTTGACTTCAACGAAAGCTTCAACAGCTACTTG cctgcctgtctctctgccccccctccACTCCAGAAAAACAAAGGCATGATGCCAGTGGGCAGCCAGTCCATGGAGGAAGTTGACCAGAACTACGTACCCATGAACGCCAACTCTCCGTCCCACCACCGCTCCGGCAGCCTGTCGGGCTGTGAACCCATCATGGAACCCAACTATGTCCCCATGACCCCGGGCCCGGGCACCTTAGAGTTCTCCCTGGGCAAGCAGGTTCCCCCGCCGGCCCACATGGGGTTTCGCTCAAGCCCCAATACCCCACCCCGCAGGCCCATGCTCATCAGCGATTGTCAGCCCCCGCCCGTGGACCGCAACCTCAAACCGGACCGCAAag GTCAGAGTCCTAAAATAATAAGAGCAAAGGGGGTTGGTTTAGAGCGAACCGACTCTCAGACCGTAGGGGAGTTCCCAAGACGACGCAAGG CCAAGCCCGCCCCTTTGGAGATCAAGCCCCTACCTGAGTGGGAGGAGTCATCGGCGCCCGTCCGTTCGCCTGTCACCAGGTCTTTTGCTCGGGA TCCCTCCAGGTTCCCCATGCCCCCCAGGCCTCCCTCGGTGCATAGCACCGCCTCCAGCACCGACTCCGAGGACTGTGATGAGAATTATGTAGCCATGGTCTCTAAGGCAGACGAACTA AACATGAAGCTGGGTGTGTCCATGACGGCGGACGGGGGGAGCAGCCCAATGGTGAAGCCCAAGGGAGACAAGCAGGTGGAGTACCTGGACCTAGACCTGGACCCCAGCAAGTCTACCCCACCACGGAAG AAGAGTAATGGGATTGGTCTGGCGGTGTCAGATGAGCGGGTGGACTACGTGGTGGTGGACCAGCAGCGGACGCAGGCCCTCAAGAGCACCCGGGAGGCCTGGAACGACGGACGCCAgtccacagagacagacacctcCACCAAAGGGCCCAAGTGA
- the gab1 gene encoding GRB2-associated-binding protein 1 isoform X8: MSGGDVVCSGWLRKSPPEKKLRRYAWKKRWFVLRSGRLSGDPDVLEYYKNDHAKKPIRVIDLNLCEQVDAGLTFNKKDLEHSFIFDIKTIDRVFYLVADTEDDMNKWVRYICDICGFNPTDDEAAKAAHQAASGGSVVDTPPHPGLGGPPAMLTNVPPPYQPVSVRHLDSESSLDEPQDYLWLVNCESKKPEPNRAHAECSKSTSSETDLNDNVPAHRTPTSTSSSSKHANGFFSSVLPPHPSSASSIYDSPPSRGGDLSSSLYHLPRSYSQDTVLLPKSASASSPPVPVDGDAPELYVFNAPSRKPSVETQMRNLSVSYDIPPTPGSNCTYQVPRGPASGGSEGGDGMPPPRPPKPSLTPGHPPPPAERSPTDTYCVPRSMSETDGNYCVPTSAGNKALRSNTIGTMDTSRLRKDVGSQDCYDIPRTFPSDKSCSFDFNESFNSYLPACLSAPPPLQKNKGMMPVGSQSMEEVDQNYVPMNANSPSHHRSGSLSGCEPIMEPNYVPMTPGPGTLEFSLGKQVPPPAHMGFRSSPNTPPRRPMLISDCQPPPVDRNLKPDRKEHEAGCVHDGGRGEQPNGEAQGRQAGGVPGPRPGPQQVYPTTEEE, translated from the exons GCATGGAAGAAGCGGTGGTTTGTTCTCCGCAGCGGCCGTCTCTCGGGCGACCCAGACGTGCTGGAGTACTACAAGAATGATCATGCCAAGAAGCCCATCCGCGTGATCGACCTCAACCTGTGTGAACAG gtgGACGCAGGGCTCACGTTCAACAAGAAGGACCTGGAGCACAGCTTCATCTTCGACATCAAGACCATCGACCGCGTCTTCTACCTGGTGGCCGACACGGAGGACGACATGAACAAGTGGGTCCGCTACATCTGTGACATCTGCGGCTTCAACCCCACGGACGACG AAGCGGCAAAGGCTGCCCATCAGGCGGCCAGCGGTGGCTCTGTGGTGGACACACCCCCTCACCCTGGCCTGGGGGGTCCTCCAGCCATGCTGACCAACGTGCCCCCTCCCTACCAGCCGGTCAGCGTGCGCCACCTGGACTCAGAGTCCAGCCTGGACGAACCCCAGGACTACCTGTGGCTGGTCAACTGTGAGAGCAAGAAGCCAGAGCCCAACAG AGCCCACGCCGAGTGTTCCAAGTCGACCTCGTCGGAGACGGACCTGAATGACAACGTCCCCGCCCACCGCACGCCAACCTCCACTAGCTCCTCCTCTAAGCACGCCAACGGCTTCTTCTCCTCTGTCCTgccccctcacccctcctccgCCTCCTCCATCTATGACTCTCCGCCTTCCCGCGGAGGCGACCTCTCCTCCAGCCTCTACCACCTCCCCCGCTCCTACTCCCAGGACACTGTGCTCCTTCCCAAGTCGGCCTCCGCCTCCTCGCCCCCCGTCCCGGTCGACGGCGACGCCCCGGAGCTCTACGTCTTCAACGCGCCCTCGCGGAAGCCCTCCGTGGAGACTCAGATGAGGAACCTGTCGGTTAGCTACGATATTCCTCCCACACCAGGCAGTAACTGTACCTATCAGGTGCCTCGAGGTCCAGCGAGTGGTGGGTCTGAGGGTGGGGATGGGATGCCTCCGCCCCGGCCCCCCAAGCCTTCCCTGACCCCGGGGCACCCGCCGCCCCCCGCGGAGCGCTCGCCCACGGACACGTACTGCGTGCCGCGCTCCATGTCGGAGACGGACGGGAACTACTGCGTGCCCACCAGCGCCGGGAACAAGGCCCTGAGGAGCAACACCATCGGCACCATGGACACATCACGCCTCAGGAAAG ATGTGGGCTCCCAGGACTGTTACGATATCCCTAGGACGTTTCCCTCTGACAAGAGCTGCTCGTTTGACTTCAACGAAAGCTTCAACAGCTACTTG cctgcctgtctctctgccccccctccACTCCAGAAAAACAAAGGCATGATGCCAGTGGGCAGCCAGTCCATGGAGGAAGTTGACCAGAACTACGTACCCATGAACGCCAACTCTCCGTCCCACCACCGCTCCGGCAGCCTGTCGGGCTGTGAACCCATCATGGAACCCAACTATGTCCCCATGACCCCGGGCCCGGGCACCTTAGAGTTCTCCCTGGGCAAGCAGGTTCCCCCGCCGGCCCACATGGGGTTTCGCTCAAGCCCCAATACCCCACCCCGCAGGCCCATGCTCATCAGCGATTGTCAGCCCCCGCCCGTGGACCGCAACCTCAAACCGGACCGCAAag AACATGAAGCTGGGTGTGTCCATGACGGCGGACGGGGGGAGCAGCCCAATGGTGAAGCCCAAGGGAGACAAGCAGGTGGAGTACCTGGACCTAGACCTGGACCCCAGCAAGTCTACCCCACCACGGAAG AAGAGTAA
- the gab1 gene encoding GRB2-associated-binding protein 1 isoform X7, translated as MSGGDVVCSGWLRKSPPEKKLRRYAWKKRWFVLRSGRLSGDPDVLEYYKNDHAKKPIRVIDLNLCEQVDAGLTFNKKDLEHSFIFDIKTIDRVFYLVADTEDDMNKWVRYICDICGFNPTDDEAAKAAHQAASGGSVVDTPPHPGLGGPPAMLTNVPPPYQPVSVRHLDSESSLDEPQDYLWLVNCESKKPEPNRAHAECSKSTSSETDLNDNVPAHRTPTSTSSSSKHANGFFSSVLPPHPSSASSIYDSPPSRGGDLSSSLYHLPRSYSQDTVLLPKSASASSPPVPVDGDAPELYVFNAPSRKPSVETQMRNLSVSYDIPPTPGSNCTYQVPRGPASGGSEGGDGMPPPRPPKPSLTPGHPPPPAERSPTDTYCVPRSMSETDGNYCVPTSAGNKALRSNTIGTMDTSRLRKDVGSQDCYDIPRTFPSDKSCSFDFNESFNSYLPACLSAPPPLQKNKGMMPVGSQSMEEVDQNYVPMNANSPSHHRSGSLSGCEPIMEPNYVPMTPGPGTLEFSLGKQVPPPAHMGFRSSPNTPPRRPMLISDCQPPPVDRNLKPDRKEHEAGCVHDGGRGEQPNGEAQGRQAGGVPGPRPGPQQVYPTTEEEE; from the exons GCATGGAAGAAGCGGTGGTTTGTTCTCCGCAGCGGCCGTCTCTCGGGCGACCCAGACGTGCTGGAGTACTACAAGAATGATCATGCCAAGAAGCCCATCCGCGTGATCGACCTCAACCTGTGTGAACAG gtgGACGCAGGGCTCACGTTCAACAAGAAGGACCTGGAGCACAGCTTCATCTTCGACATCAAGACCATCGACCGCGTCTTCTACCTGGTGGCCGACACGGAGGACGACATGAACAAGTGGGTCCGCTACATCTGTGACATCTGCGGCTTCAACCCCACGGACGACG AAGCGGCAAAGGCTGCCCATCAGGCGGCCAGCGGTGGCTCTGTGGTGGACACACCCCCTCACCCTGGCCTGGGGGGTCCTCCAGCCATGCTGACCAACGTGCCCCCTCCCTACCAGCCGGTCAGCGTGCGCCACCTGGACTCAGAGTCCAGCCTGGACGAACCCCAGGACTACCTGTGGCTGGTCAACTGTGAGAGCAAGAAGCCAGAGCCCAACAG AGCCCACGCCGAGTGTTCCAAGTCGACCTCGTCGGAGACGGACCTGAATGACAACGTCCCCGCCCACCGCACGCCAACCTCCACTAGCTCCTCCTCTAAGCACGCCAACGGCTTCTTCTCCTCTGTCCTgccccctcacccctcctccgCCTCCTCCATCTATGACTCTCCGCCTTCCCGCGGAGGCGACCTCTCCTCCAGCCTCTACCACCTCCCCCGCTCCTACTCCCAGGACACTGTGCTCCTTCCCAAGTCGGCCTCCGCCTCCTCGCCCCCCGTCCCGGTCGACGGCGACGCCCCGGAGCTCTACGTCTTCAACGCGCCCTCGCGGAAGCCCTCCGTGGAGACTCAGATGAGGAACCTGTCGGTTAGCTACGATATTCCTCCCACACCAGGCAGTAACTGTACCTATCAGGTGCCTCGAGGTCCAGCGAGTGGTGGGTCTGAGGGTGGGGATGGGATGCCTCCGCCCCGGCCCCCCAAGCCTTCCCTGACCCCGGGGCACCCGCCGCCCCCCGCGGAGCGCTCGCCCACGGACACGTACTGCGTGCCGCGCTCCATGTCGGAGACGGACGGGAACTACTGCGTGCCCACCAGCGCCGGGAACAAGGCCCTGAGGAGCAACACCATCGGCACCATGGACACATCACGCCTCAGGAAAG ATGTGGGCTCCCAGGACTGTTACGATATCCCTAGGACGTTTCCCTCTGACAAGAGCTGCTCGTTTGACTTCAACGAAAGCTTCAACAGCTACTTG cctgcctgtctctctgccccccctccACTCCAGAAAAACAAAGGCATGATGCCAGTGGGCAGCCAGTCCATGGAGGAAGTTGACCAGAACTACGTACCCATGAACGCCAACTCTCCGTCCCACCACCGCTCCGGCAGCCTGTCGGGCTGTGAACCCATCATGGAACCCAACTATGTCCCCATGACCCCGGGCCCGGGCACCTTAGAGTTCTCCCTGGGCAAGCAGGTTCCCCCGCCGGCCCACATGGGGTTTCGCTCAAGCCCCAATACCCCACCCCGCAGGCCCATGCTCATCAGCGATTGTCAGCCCCCGCCCGTGGACCGCAACCTCAAACCGGACCGCAAag AACATGAAGCTGGGTGTGTCCATGACGGCGGACGGGGGGAGCAGCCCAATGGTGAAGCCCAAGGGAGACAAGCAGGTGGAGTACCTGGACCTAGACCTGGACCCCAGCAAGTCTACCCCACCACGGAAG AAGAAGAGTAA